The genomic segment ATTCCCTGCGTGATACTTCTGCCATAACGGTTACCCTCGTCTTTAATGGTGTGGAAAGAAGATTTCGCCGGAATACTATTTCTGAATAAAAATATACTTATTTTTTTCTCAGTGGATTACAGAATTTACAGGGTGGCAGAATTCGGTTGGCTTCATTTTATGCACCGAATTAAGAAATGCAAGAAGAAAATGAGTCTTTTTTCGAAAAAAGTTGACATTTGAAAAATTTCACCGTTAATTTCTCTATATAATGATTGCTTCACATTTAAAAGGTATCACTAAGAGCCTATCCATAAATAAGGAAGTCAGGAACGCTGAAACTTCCCTTGCCCCCGGAACGGGGGTAAACGGTTTCATCGTTCCCGCGAAGCGGCAAGGGATAAGAGGGTTAGGGGGCCTTGAGTGGACGCAACCGGCGAATTCCTTATTTAATGGATAAGCTTTAAGGGATTTTTCCCTTAAAGACAAAAAATTCACCCCGCTCCCCTCCCGGCAAGAGGGGTAAGGTCAAGGGACCGGGAGGGGTGGGGTGAAGAGTGAAAGGTAAGGAACTGCTTTCTCTTACAAAAGGGATTTGACAATAAGCCGGGAATTTCCGTTAACGCCTGGGCGGAGGCCCACCGGGCTGGGACGGTTTTTCCGAATCGGAACGCTTTCCTAATCTCCTGAAAATATCCTCTTTTACTTTATCCTCGTAAATGAGCAGTTTTATCTGCTGGCGCTCGTTGAGAACCGCTTTCGCTTTCTGGTAATATTTTTCACGTTCGATTATGAGAGCTTTTTTAACCTCTGTCAGCCGTTGGGCGCGCTCCCGCATCTCACTGATTGGTACTGCCAGGTTGTCCGCATTCTTGTCAATGCTCCTGATCAGCCCGTTATGTTCACGCATGAGTTTGCCCACGACAGCGCTGTATTCCTGGAAAACAGGCCGGAATCTAGAGCCGGTGTTTTCATCCAGGTTGAGGAAATGCTGGAGATTGGACCAAACCCATTCACGGAACTGCGCTTCATGTTCCTGACCCCTGGGGCCTTCACCCGGCGGACCTGGTCGTTTCGTTTCCTGCGCCCCGGCTATTCCGGAGAATACCAGCAGGAAGAGAATGGCCGGAACAATTAACGATGTAATGTATTTCATGTTTAGCTTCACCTCTCGTCAGTACTTAAAAGCGCAGTCAATTCGCTTTCATCCAGAGTATTCAGCATATCATCAATTGAAACATTGGCATATGTGGTCAAGTTATGATATGCCACATCCTCATCGGTTAAAGAACTTTTAAAGACTACTGCAGTTTGGCCTTTATTCGAATGCTTTTCCCCGGCCATGAATCCTGTCCCGTTGTTTCCGAGAAAAAGACTATATGCTCCCACAAAAACTGCAAAGAAAATAACCGCCGCTGCAGGTACAGCCCAAAGCGCAGTGGTGCGTTCTGCTTTTTTCCTGCGGATTCGTTTATTTATCATTTCCAGGTATCGGGAATCCGGAACCGGCGCCTGCTCTATAATGGTCTCCCGGACCAGCCGCACCACGCCGGTCATCTCACGGAGTTCCCTACGGCAGTCTGCGCATCCTGCCAGGTGCCTTTTAACATCTTCGGCGATTTGGGGAGCAAGCGACCCGTCATCGAAAAAAGGTAAAAGGTCCATGACTCTATTGCATTTCATATTGTTCTCCATAGTTTTTTAGCGTTTCCTGCAGTTTTCGTATCGCGTGGAAATACGAAGCTTTTACCGCGCCCTCGGTTATTCCCATAACCTCCGCGATCTCTCCATGCGTAAGACCTTCCACCTGTTTCAAGATAAAAACTGTACGCTGTTTCAAGGGCAATACATTTACCGCCC from the Candidatus Latescibacter sp. genome contains:
- a CDS encoding zf-HC2 domain-containing protein; this translates as MKCNRVMDLLPFFDDGSLAPQIAEDVKRHLAGCADCRRELREMTGVVRLVRETIIEQAPVPDSRYLEMINKRIRRKKAERTTALWAVPAAAVIFFAVFVGAYSLFLGNNGTGFMAGEKHSNKGQTAVVFKSSLTDEDVAYHNLTTYANVSIDDMLNTLDESELTALLSTDER